Proteins from one Lycium ferocissimum isolate CSIRO_LF1 unplaced genomic scaffold, AGI_CSIRO_Lferr_CH_V1 ctg2235, whole genome shotgun sequence genomic window:
- the LOC132043247 gene encoding uncharacterized protein LOC132043247 isoform X18: protein MENEKIPLPRPTTYNIQNQKRRKTNSVIKDNVEPSKNRNYAVENEERLHPLSDITNDMRTRHLLPDLNTFPILQGQLQTNIEDDDEEEYPDVDVECGDICTEGHKSNHFQEKIRSYNSMFSFTSMGGKVDVSVNQTQGPRTFKLFGQNYHQIGSLLPPEGSTPKFAQLYIYDTENEVANRINAVSRGQDVNKLHAEIVADLKQMLDDNNVLAKTFRMVRDRFQENINSNVKLRLIGKRGTDGRRYNLPTITEVAALVVGDFEVSGCDRDIIIETQSGQLQRINELNAAYLGLQYPLLFPYGEDGYREDIPLSGGDKSSGGRQYVSMREYFVYRIQERKDEVPTIVSSRRLFQQFLVDGYTMIESSRLKFIRTHQKQLRVDFYKVLTDAILHGDTDPSSQGKRVILPSSFTGGARYMLQNYQDAMAICKWAGYPDLFITFTCNPKWPEITRFVESRGLTPEDRPDILSRVFKIKLDGLIKDLKDNQVFGQVKAVIYTIEFQKRGLPHAHILLFLHEHNKFPCASDIDRIISAEIPHEGDDPYYYNVVKNLMMHGPCGSARKSSPCMQNGKCTKHFPKKFVDATTVDEEGYPVYRRRDNGRTIMKNGIELDNRYVVPHNRFLLLKYGAHINVEWCNQSRSIKYLFKYVNKGHDRATAAFSQSTHEDGSSTVDEINMYYDCRYISPCEAAWRILKFPIHHREPPVERLSFHLPNEQPVIFSDDDHIENVVNRPTVRESMFLSWFEANKEYPEARDLTYAEFPLKFRWDQNLKKWVRRKTSAFSIGRIFFVTPGSGELYYLRLLLNIIKGPISYDELRNDHSTFRDACYALGLLDDDKEYVDAIKEASNWGMPSYLRQLFVMLLLSNSMSRPEFVWQASWRLLSDDILHEVRTLLDNSEAELTDDELKNRCLQKMERTLKGCGKSFNDFPTMPRPDYSEQDVDSANRLINEELRYNKRSLTQEHQQLVMKLTAEQKCVYDKIMTAVNQDRGGLFFLYGHGGTGKTFMWRTLSSGVRSKGDIVINVASSGIASLLLPGGRTAHSRFAIPLNPTEDSTCNIKQGSPLAKLIVKAKLVIWDEAPMMHRYCFEALDRTLRDILRFKDPSNLDRPFGGKTIVLGGDFRQILPVITKGTRQEIVNATLNSSDLWPQCQVLKLTKNMRLQGSLSGADLDDLKQFSDWILAIGDGKIGCSIDGIEKIEIPDDLLIHNCDDPISGIVESTYSDYLIHSTDIKYLQERAILAPTLQMVESVNDYMVSLNHSQDKSYLSSDTICMSDNAFTSLEHVHTPEFLNSIKCSGIPNHSITLKVGVPVMLLRNIDQSAGLCNGTRLIITRLGNRVIEAKVLSGKMAGDKVFIPRMTLTPSDARIPFKFQRRQFPVIVSFAMTINKSQGQSLCNVGLFLKKPVFTHGQLYVAFSRVTNRKGLKILCYDEDGKITNEATNVVYKEVFRNLEGRNFH from the exons atggaaaatgaaaaaattcCACTTCCCagaccaaccacatacaacatACAGAATCAGAAACGGCGCAAAACAAACTCAGTTATCAAAG ATAATGTTGAACCCTCCAAAAACAGAAACTATGCTGtcgaaaatgaagaaagacTTCATCCTTTGTCTGATATAACAAATG ACATGAGAACACGTCATCTTCTTCCTGATTTAAACACATTTCCTATATTGCAAG GGCAGCTGCAAACTAACATAGAAGATGACGATGAAGAGGAGTATCCAG ATGTGGATGTTGAATGTGGCGACATTTGCACTGAAG GTCATAAAAGtaatcattttcaagaaaaaataaggAGTTATAACTCTATGTTCTCATTTACATCAATGGGGGGAAAGGTTGATGTCTCTGTCAATCAGACACAAGGGCCAAGAACATTCAAATTATTTGGACAAAATTATCATCAAATTGGGAGCTTACTACCTCCTGAAGGATCTACTCCAAAGTTTGCACAGTTATATATCTATGATACAGAAAATGAAGTTGCAAATAGAATTAACGCTGTCAG TCGGGGCCAAGATGTTAATAAACTTCATGCTGAAATTGTCGCTGATCTAAAACAAATGCTCGATGACAATAATGTTTTGGCCAAGACTTTTAGAATGGTCCGAGATAGATTCCAAGAAAATATCAACTCAAATGTGAAGCTCAGACTAATAGGGAAAAGAGGTACCGATGGTAGAAGATACAACTTACCAACAATAACAGAAGTAGCTGCTTTAGTGGTAGGTGACTTTGAAGTTTCTGGATGTGATCGTGACATCATTATAGAAACACAATCTGGGCAGCTACAAAGGATAAATGAACTAAATGCTGCATATTTAGGTCTACAATACCCTTTACTTTTTCCTTACGGTGAAGACGGGTATAGAGAGGACATTCCTTTAAGTGGAGGTGATAAATCATCGGGAGGAAGGCAATATGTTAGCATGCGAGAATATTTTGTCTAtagaattcaagaaagaaaagacgAAGTTCCTACCATTGTGTCCTCAAGAAGACTATTTCAACAGTTTTTAGTTGATGGCTATACAATGATTGAGTCTTCTCGGTTGAAATTTATCAGGACTCATCAAAAGCAATTAAGAGTTGATTTTTATAAGGTCCTAACAGATGCTATTTTACATGGAGACACTGATCCTTCATCCCAAGGAAAAAGAGTAATTCTACCATCAAGCTTTACAGGGGGTGCACGATATATGTTGCAGAATTATCAAGATGCTATGGCTATATGCAAATGGGCTGGGTACCCTGATCTTTTTATCACATTTACTTGCAATCCTAAGTGGCCAGAGATTACTAGATTCGTAGAGAGCAGAGGGTTGACTCCAGAAGATCGTCCAGATATCTTAAGCAGGGTGTTCAAAATCAAATTGGACGGCTTAATAAAGGATTTGAAAGACAATCAAGTTTTTGGACAAGTAAAAGCAG TGATTTATACCATTGAGTTCCAAAAACGAGGGTTGCCTCATGCTCATATCTTGCTTTTTCTTCATGAGCATAATAAATTTCCATGCGCCTCAGATATTGATCGAATAATTTCAGCAGAAATACCACATGAAGGGGATGATCCTTATTATTATAATGTCGTGAAAAATTTGATGATGCATGGCCCATGTGGTTCTGCTAGGAAGTCTTCTCCTTGCATGCAGAATGGTAAATGTACGAAACACTTTCCTAAAAAATTTGTTGACGCAACAACAGTTGACGAAGAAGGATATCCTGTTTATAGAAGAAGGGATAATGGTAGAACAATTATGaaaaatggaattgaattggataACAGGTATGTGGTGCCACACAATCGCTTCTTATTATTAAAATATGGTGCTCATATCAATGTGGAATGGTGCAACCAATCACGAtcaataaaatacttatttaagTATGTCAATAAAGGGCATGATCGTGCAACTGCTGCTTTTTCACAAAGTACTCATGAGGATGGTTCATCAACTGTTGATGAAATCAATATGTATTATGATTGTCGCTACATATCACCATGTGAAGCCGCATGGAGAATATTAAAATTTCCAATTCACCATAGAGAGCCGCCAGTGGAAAGACTATCATTCCATCTTCCAAATGAACAGCCCGTCATTTTCTCTGATGATGATCACATTGAGAATGTAGTAAATAGACCAACTGTAAGGGAATCGATGTTTTTGAGTTGGTTTGAGGCAAACAAAGAATATCCGGAAGCAAGAGATTTGACTTATGCAGAATTCCCTCTTAAATTTAGGTGggatcaaaatttaaaaaaatgggtcagGAGAAAAACATCTGCATTTTCTATTGGGCGGATTTTCTTTGTTACTCCAGGGAGCGGAGAGTTATATTATctgaggttgttgttgaatataaTCAAAGGTCCAATTTCTTATGATGAACTAAGAAATGACCATTCCACTTTTAGAGATGCATGTTATGCACTTGGTTTGTTGGATGACGACAAAGAGTATGTTGATGCTATAAAGGAGGCCAGTAACTGGGGAATGCCATCTTATCTTAGACAATTATTTGTCATGTTGTTGTTATCAAATTCAATGTCACGACCAGAATTTGTTTGGCAAGCGTCATGGCGGTTATTGTCAGACGATATCCTTCATGAagtaagaacattattggataACTcag AGGCAGAGCTTACAGATGATGAATTGAAAAATCGCTGCTTGCAAAAGATGGAGAGGACTTTAAAAGGTTGTGGAAAAAGTTTTAATGATTTTCCAACAATGCCAAGACCAGATTACAGTGAGCAAGACGTTGATAGTGCCAACAGACTAATTAATGAGGAATTGCGCTATAACAAACGCTCTTTGACACAGGAACATCAACAATTAGTGATGAAATTAACAGCTGAACAGAAGTGTGTGTATGATAAAATCATGACTGCAGTGAACCAAGACAGAGGGGGGTTGTTCTTTTTATATGGTCATGGTGGAACTGGAAAAACATTTATGTGGAGAACATTGTCTTCTGGCGTACGATCTAAAGGTGATATAGTGATAAATGTTGCTTCAAGTGGTATTGCGTCTCTTTTGTTACCAGGAGGTCGAACTGCTCATTCGAGATTTGCGATTCCTTTAAATCCAACTGAAGATTCAACATGCAATATAAAACAAGGTAGTCCTTTGGCAAAGTTGATTGTTAAGGCGAAGTTGGTCATCTGGGATGAGGCACCAATGATGCATAGATACTGTTTTGAAGCTCTTGATCGAACTCTTAGAGATATTTTAAGATTTAAAGATCCATCAAATTTAGATCGACCATTTGGAGGTAAAACAATAGTACTTGGAGGTGACTTCAGACAAATCTTGCCAGTAATTACAAAAGGTACTAGGCAAGAGATTGTTAATGCAACTCTAAATTCTTCAGATTTGTGGCCCCAATGTCAGGTCTTAAAGCTAACAAAGAATATGAGATTGCAAGGAAGTCTATCAGGTGCAGATTTGGATGATTTAAAACAGTTTTCTGATTGGATTTTGGCAATAGGTGATGGAAAGATTGGATGTTCCATTGATGGCATTGAGAAAATAGAAATACCCGATGATCTTCTTATACATAATTGTGATGATCCGATATCTGGAATTGTAGAAAGTACATATTCTGATTACTTGATACATTCCACTGATATAAAATACCTTCAAGAAAGAGCAATTCTTGCTCCGACTCTTCAGATGGTGGAATCGGTGAATGATTACATGGTTTCCCTCAACCATAGTCAGGATAAATCATATTTAAGTTCGGATACAATTTGCATGTCTGATAATGCATTTACATCTTTGGAGCATGTACATACACCTGAATTCCTAAATAGTATTAAATGTTCAGGTATTCCAAATCACTCCATCACTTTGAAGGTAGGTGTTCCTGTCATGTTGTTAAGAAATATAGATCAATCGGCAGGATTGTGTAATGGCACAAGATTGATAATCACAAGACTTGGAAATCGGGTAATTGAAGCCAAAGTATTATCAGGAAAAATGGCTGGAGACAAAGTTTTTATCCCAAGAATGACACTTACTCCATCCGATGCAAGAATTCCTTTTAAGTTCCAAAGAAGGCAATTTCCAGTCATTGTATCTTTTGCCATGACCATCAATAAAAGCCAAGGTCAATCATTGTGTAATGTGGGATTATTTTTGAAGAAGCCGGTGTTTACACATGGACAACTGTATGTTGCATTTTCTCGAGTAACAAATAGAAAAGGGTTGAAGATCTTATGTTATGATGAAGatggaaaaataacaaatgaAGCTACAAATGTAGTGTATAAAGAAGTTTTCCGTAATTTAGAGGGCAGAAATTTTCATTGA
- the LOC132043247 gene encoding uncharacterized protein LOC132043247 isoform X3, giving the protein MENEKIPLPRPTTYNIQNQKRRKTNSVIKDNVEPSKNRNYAVENEERLHPLSDITNDMRTRHLLPDLNTFPILQDVQTHNSLPDLNDTPLLEEIEAAISNTVIQGQLQTNIEDDDEEEYPDVDVECGDICTEDYWDIGDATYECEKCGAIFWYEERIHKHYNSKNPIFTMCCQKGKIKLPDLKKPPQVLEQLLFGTGHKSNHFQEKIRSYNSMFSFTSMGGKVDVSVNQTQGPRTFKLFGQNYHQIGSLLPPEGSTPKFAQLYIYDTENEVANRINAVSRGQDVNKLHAEIVADLKQMLDDNNVLAKTFRMVRDRFQENINSNVKLRLIGKRGTDGRRYNLPTITEVAALVVGDFEVSGCDRDIIIETQSGQLQRINELNAAYLGLQYPLLFPYGEDGYREDIPLSGGDKSSGGRQYVSMREYFVYRIQERKDEVPTIVSSRRLFQQFLVDGYTMIESSRLKFIRTHQKQLRVDFYKVLTDAILHGDTDPSSQGKRVILPSSFTGGARYMLQNYQDAMAICKWAGYPDLFITFTCNPKWPEITRFVESRGLTPEDRPDILSRVFKIKLDGLIKDLKDNQVFGQVKAVIYTIEFQKRGLPHAHILLFLHEHNKFPCASDIDRIISAEIPHEGDDPYYYNVVKNLMMHGPCGSARKSSPCMQNGKCTKHFPKKFVDATTVDEEGYPVYRRRDNGRTIMKNGIELDNRYVVPHNRFLLLKYGAHINVEWCNQSRSIKYLFKYVNKGHDRATAAFSQSTHEDGSSTVDEINMYYDCRYISPCEAAWRILKFPIHHREPPVERLSFHLPNEQPVIFSDDDHIENVVNRPTVRESMFLSWFEANKEYPEARDLTYAEFPLKFRWDQNLKKWVRRKTSAFSIGRIFFVTPGSGELYYLRLLLNIIKGPISYDELRNDHSTFRDACYALGLLDDDKEYVDAIKEASNWGMPSYLRQLFVMLLLSNSMSRPEFVWQASWRLLSDDILHEVRTLLDNSEAELTDDELKNRCLQKMERTLKGCGKSFNDFPTMPRPDYSEQDVDSANRLINEELRYNKRSLTQEHQQLVMKLTAEQKCVYDKIMTAVNQDRGGLFFLYGHGGTGKTFMWRTLSSGVRSKGDIVINVASSGIASLLLPGGRTAHSRFAIPLNPTEDSTCNIKQGSPLAKLIVKAKLVIWDEAPMMHRYCFEALDRTLRDILRFKDPSNLDRPFGGKTIVLGGDFRQILPVITKGTRQEIVNATLNSSDLWPQCQVLKLTKNMRLQGSLSGADLDDLKQFSDWILAIGDGKIGCSIDGIEKIEIPDDLLIHNCDDPISGIVESTYSDYLIHSTDIKYLQERAILAPTLQMVESVNDYMVSLNHSQDKSYLSSDTICMSDNAFTSLEHVHTPEFLNSIKCSGIPNHSITLKVGVPVMLLRNIDQSAGLCNGTRLIITRLGNRVIEAKVLSGKMAGDKVFIPRMTLTPSDARIPFKFQRRQFPVIVSFAMTINKSQGQSLCNVGLFLKKPVFTHGQLYVAFSRVTNRKGLKILCYDEDGKITNEATNVVYKEVFRNLEGRNFH; this is encoded by the exons atggaaaatgaaaaaattcCACTTCCCagaccaaccacatacaacatACAGAATCAGAAACGGCGCAAAACAAACTCAGTTATCAAAG ATAATGTTGAACCCTCCAAAAACAGAAACTATGCTGtcgaaaatgaagaaagacTTCATCCTTTGTCTGATATAACAAATG ACATGAGAACACGTCATCTTCTTCCTGATTTAAACACATTTCCTATATTGCAAG ATGTGCAAACACATAATTCTCTACCTGATTTAAATGACACACCACTACTGGAAG AGATTGAGGCTGCAATAAGCAACACAGTTATACAAG GGCAGCTGCAAACTAACATAGAAGATGACGATGAAGAGGAGTATCCAG ATGTGGATGTTGAATGTGGCGACATTTGCACTGAAG ATTACTGGGATATAGGAGATGCTACATATGAATGCGAAAAGTGTGGAGCTATATTTTGGTATGAAGAAAGAATCCACAAGCATTACAACTCAAAAAACCCAATTTTCACAATGTGCtgtcaaaaaggaaaaataaaacttCCAGATCTTAAGAAGCCTCCTCAAGTTTTGGAACAACTACTATTTGGAACAG GTCATAAAAGtaatcattttcaagaaaaaataaggAGTTATAACTCTATGTTCTCATTTACATCAATGGGGGGAAAGGTTGATGTCTCTGTCAATCAGACACAAGGGCCAAGAACATTCAAATTATTTGGACAAAATTATCATCAAATTGGGAGCTTACTACCTCCTGAAGGATCTACTCCAAAGTTTGCACAGTTATATATCTATGATACAGAAAATGAAGTTGCAAATAGAATTAACGCTGTCAG TCGGGGCCAAGATGTTAATAAACTTCATGCTGAAATTGTCGCTGATCTAAAACAAATGCTCGATGACAATAATGTTTTGGCCAAGACTTTTAGAATGGTCCGAGATAGATTCCAAGAAAATATCAACTCAAATGTGAAGCTCAGACTAATAGGGAAAAGAGGTACCGATGGTAGAAGATACAACTTACCAACAATAACAGAAGTAGCTGCTTTAGTGGTAGGTGACTTTGAAGTTTCTGGATGTGATCGTGACATCATTATAGAAACACAATCTGGGCAGCTACAAAGGATAAATGAACTAAATGCTGCATATTTAGGTCTACAATACCCTTTACTTTTTCCTTACGGTGAAGACGGGTATAGAGAGGACATTCCTTTAAGTGGAGGTGATAAATCATCGGGAGGAAGGCAATATGTTAGCATGCGAGAATATTTTGTCTAtagaattcaagaaagaaaagacgAAGTTCCTACCATTGTGTCCTCAAGAAGACTATTTCAACAGTTTTTAGTTGATGGCTATACAATGATTGAGTCTTCTCGGTTGAAATTTATCAGGACTCATCAAAAGCAATTAAGAGTTGATTTTTATAAGGTCCTAACAGATGCTATTTTACATGGAGACACTGATCCTTCATCCCAAGGAAAAAGAGTAATTCTACCATCAAGCTTTACAGGGGGTGCACGATATATGTTGCAGAATTATCAAGATGCTATGGCTATATGCAAATGGGCTGGGTACCCTGATCTTTTTATCACATTTACTTGCAATCCTAAGTGGCCAGAGATTACTAGATTCGTAGAGAGCAGAGGGTTGACTCCAGAAGATCGTCCAGATATCTTAAGCAGGGTGTTCAAAATCAAATTGGACGGCTTAATAAAGGATTTGAAAGACAATCAAGTTTTTGGACAAGTAAAAGCAG TGATTTATACCATTGAGTTCCAAAAACGAGGGTTGCCTCATGCTCATATCTTGCTTTTTCTTCATGAGCATAATAAATTTCCATGCGCCTCAGATATTGATCGAATAATTTCAGCAGAAATACCACATGAAGGGGATGATCCTTATTATTATAATGTCGTGAAAAATTTGATGATGCATGGCCCATGTGGTTCTGCTAGGAAGTCTTCTCCTTGCATGCAGAATGGTAAATGTACGAAACACTTTCCTAAAAAATTTGTTGACGCAACAACAGTTGACGAAGAAGGATATCCTGTTTATAGAAGAAGGGATAATGGTAGAACAATTATGaaaaatggaattgaattggataACAGGTATGTGGTGCCACACAATCGCTTCTTATTATTAAAATATGGTGCTCATATCAATGTGGAATGGTGCAACCAATCACGAtcaataaaatacttatttaagTATGTCAATAAAGGGCATGATCGTGCAACTGCTGCTTTTTCACAAAGTACTCATGAGGATGGTTCATCAACTGTTGATGAAATCAATATGTATTATGATTGTCGCTACATATCACCATGTGAAGCCGCATGGAGAATATTAAAATTTCCAATTCACCATAGAGAGCCGCCAGTGGAAAGACTATCATTCCATCTTCCAAATGAACAGCCCGTCATTTTCTCTGATGATGATCACATTGAGAATGTAGTAAATAGACCAACTGTAAGGGAATCGATGTTTTTGAGTTGGTTTGAGGCAAACAAAGAATATCCGGAAGCAAGAGATTTGACTTATGCAGAATTCCCTCTTAAATTTAGGTGggatcaaaatttaaaaaaatgggtcagGAGAAAAACATCTGCATTTTCTATTGGGCGGATTTTCTTTGTTACTCCAGGGAGCGGAGAGTTATATTATctgaggttgttgttgaatataaTCAAAGGTCCAATTTCTTATGATGAACTAAGAAATGACCATTCCACTTTTAGAGATGCATGTTATGCACTTGGTTTGTTGGATGACGACAAAGAGTATGTTGATGCTATAAAGGAGGCCAGTAACTGGGGAATGCCATCTTATCTTAGACAATTATTTGTCATGTTGTTGTTATCAAATTCAATGTCACGACCAGAATTTGTTTGGCAAGCGTCATGGCGGTTATTGTCAGACGATATCCTTCATGAagtaagaacattattggataACTcag AGGCAGAGCTTACAGATGATGAATTGAAAAATCGCTGCTTGCAAAAGATGGAGAGGACTTTAAAAGGTTGTGGAAAAAGTTTTAATGATTTTCCAACAATGCCAAGACCAGATTACAGTGAGCAAGACGTTGATAGTGCCAACAGACTAATTAATGAGGAATTGCGCTATAACAAACGCTCTTTGACACAGGAACATCAACAATTAGTGATGAAATTAACAGCTGAACAGAAGTGTGTGTATGATAAAATCATGACTGCAGTGAACCAAGACAGAGGGGGGTTGTTCTTTTTATATGGTCATGGTGGAACTGGAAAAACATTTATGTGGAGAACATTGTCTTCTGGCGTACGATCTAAAGGTGATATAGTGATAAATGTTGCTTCAAGTGGTATTGCGTCTCTTTTGTTACCAGGAGGTCGAACTGCTCATTCGAGATTTGCGATTCCTTTAAATCCAACTGAAGATTCAACATGCAATATAAAACAAGGTAGTCCTTTGGCAAAGTTGATTGTTAAGGCGAAGTTGGTCATCTGGGATGAGGCACCAATGATGCATAGATACTGTTTTGAAGCTCTTGATCGAACTCTTAGAGATATTTTAAGATTTAAAGATCCATCAAATTTAGATCGACCATTTGGAGGTAAAACAATAGTACTTGGAGGTGACTTCAGACAAATCTTGCCAGTAATTACAAAAGGTACTAGGCAAGAGATTGTTAATGCAACTCTAAATTCTTCAGATTTGTGGCCCCAATGTCAGGTCTTAAAGCTAACAAAGAATATGAGATTGCAAGGAAGTCTATCAGGTGCAGATTTGGATGATTTAAAACAGTTTTCTGATTGGATTTTGGCAATAGGTGATGGAAAGATTGGATGTTCCATTGATGGCATTGAGAAAATAGAAATACCCGATGATCTTCTTATACATAATTGTGATGATCCGATATCTGGAATTGTAGAAAGTACATATTCTGATTACTTGATACATTCCACTGATATAAAATACCTTCAAGAAAGAGCAATTCTTGCTCCGACTCTTCAGATGGTGGAATCGGTGAATGATTACATGGTTTCCCTCAACCATAGTCAGGATAAATCATATTTAAGTTCGGATACAATTTGCATGTCTGATAATGCATTTACATCTTTGGAGCATGTACATACACCTGAATTCCTAAATAGTATTAAATGTTCAGGTATTCCAAATCACTCCATCACTTTGAAGGTAGGTGTTCCTGTCATGTTGTTAAGAAATATAGATCAATCGGCAGGATTGTGTAATGGCACAAGATTGATAATCACAAGACTTGGAAATCGGGTAATTGAAGCCAAAGTATTATCAGGAAAAATGGCTGGAGACAAAGTTTTTATCCCAAGAATGACACTTACTCCATCCGATGCAAGAATTCCTTTTAAGTTCCAAAGAAGGCAATTTCCAGTCATTGTATCTTTTGCCATGACCATCAATAAAAGCCAAGGTCAATCATTGTGTAATGTGGGATTATTTTTGAAGAAGCCGGTGTTTACACATGGACAACTGTATGTTGCATTTTCTCGAGTAACAAATAGAAAAGGGTTGAAGATCTTATGTTATGATGAAGatggaaaaataacaaatgaAGCTACAAATGTAGTGTATAAAGAAGTTTTCCGTAATTTAGAGGGCAGAAATTTTCATTGA